A single window of Nocardioides kongjuensis DNA harbors:
- a CDS encoding alpha/beta fold hydrolase, with product MSASDELLAPVSPDVELCYQTFGDPSAEPLLLVMGLGGPMTWWDAELCAQLADAGFHVIRYDNRDTGRSSRSPGRVRRADLVRAFVGAPARAPYSIADLAGDAFGLLDHLGIESAHVAGVSMGGMIAQTMALAAPERVLSLSSIMSTTGRRTVGRQHPSLLPTLIAGRGPGREDYIRGSLAVWRIIGSPRFPQTEEKLRKRAGETWDRGVSRAGVLRQMMAVLTQPDRTRALAGITAPTLVMHGLADRMVHVSGGRATAAAVPGARVTFIEGWGHDLPAALFPTFTTAIRRNADRAALTPRSAGPRSE from the coding sequence ATGTCCGCCTCCGACGAGCTGCTCGCACCGGTCTCCCCCGACGTCGAGCTCTGCTACCAGACCTTCGGCGACCCGAGCGCCGAGCCGCTGCTGCTGGTGATGGGCCTCGGCGGCCCGATGACCTGGTGGGACGCCGAGCTGTGCGCGCAGCTCGCCGACGCGGGCTTCCACGTGATCCGCTACGACAACCGCGACACCGGACGCTCGTCGCGCTCCCCCGGTCGGGTACGCCGTGCCGACCTGGTCCGCGCCTTCGTCGGGGCACCCGCCCGGGCGCCGTACTCGATCGCGGACCTGGCCGGCGACGCCTTCGGCCTCCTCGACCACCTCGGCATCGAGTCCGCCCACGTCGCCGGCGTGTCGATGGGCGGGATGATCGCGCAGACCATGGCGCTGGCCGCGCCGGAGCGGGTGCTGAGCCTGAGCAGCATCATGTCGACGACCGGACGGCGCACGGTCGGGCGGCAGCACCCCAGCCTGCTGCCGACGCTGATCGCCGGGCGCGGCCCCGGGCGCGAGGACTACATCCGCGGCAGCCTCGCGGTCTGGCGGATCATCGGCTCCCCGCGGTTCCCGCAGACCGAGGAGAAGCTGCGCAAGCGCGCCGGCGAGACCTGGGACCGCGGCGTCTCCCGCGCGGGCGTGCTGCGCCAGATGATGGCGGTGCTCACCCAGCCGGACCGGACGCGAGCCCTGGCCGGGATCACCGCACCCACCCTGGTGATGCACGGCCTCGCCGACCGGATGGTCCACGTGTCCGGCGGCCGGGCCACTGCGGCCGCCGTGCCGGGAGCGCGGGTGACCTTCATCGAGGGCTGGGGACACGACCTGCCGGCCGCACTGTTCCCGACGTTCACGACGGCGATCCGGCGCAACGCCGACCGGGCCGCGCTCACGCCTCGATCCGCAGGGCCTCGATCGGAGTGA
- a CDS encoding alpha/beta fold hydrolase, protein MSNTLAPWLLPDGYGRPALAALLREGSLVTEAGRFAARRGATRRVRRRTPVAGRSATRVAEPVLLIPGFLAGDWTLTAMAAELRGRGFRTYRSHIHANVGCTLGSALALEARLEQIAERRDARVQIVGHSLGGMIARGLAARRPDLVAGIVTMGSPMRAPAAHHALLTRGVRVLNRLSEAGVPGLMSEDCVAGECAHLSFTESQEPLRPDVAMTNVYSRRDGIVDWKACIDPAGRPVEVRASHIGMAVDPRVIDVVAEALQVPDVRRTRHLGRDSA, encoded by the coding sequence GTGAGCAACACGTTGGCGCCCTGGCTGCTGCCCGACGGCTACGGCCGCCCGGCACTGGCCGCGCTGCTGCGCGAGGGCAGTCTGGTGACCGAGGCGGGCCGGTTCGCGGCCCGTCGTGGCGCGACCCGACGCGTGCGTCGCCGTACGCCCGTCGCGGGTCGCTCGGCGACCCGCGTCGCCGAGCCGGTGCTGCTCATCCCCGGCTTCCTCGCCGGCGACTGGACCCTCACCGCGATGGCCGCCGAGCTGCGCGGGCGCGGCTTCCGGACCTACCGCTCCCACATCCACGCCAACGTCGGCTGCACCCTCGGCTCCGCGCTCGCGCTCGAGGCGCGCCTGGAGCAGATCGCCGAGCGCCGCGACGCGCGGGTCCAGATCGTCGGGCACAGCCTCGGCGGCATGATCGCGCGTGGCCTCGCCGCCCGCCGCCCCGACCTGGTGGCCGGCATCGTCACCATGGGCAGCCCGATGCGTGCCCCCGCGGCCCACCACGCCCTGCTGACCCGCGGCGTGCGCGTGCTCAACCGGCTCTCGGAGGCCGGCGTCCCCGGCCTGATGAGCGAGGACTGCGTCGCCGGCGAGTGCGCCCACCTCAGCTTCACGGAGTCGCAGGAGCCGCTGCGCCCCGACGTCGCGATGACCAACGTCTACTCGCGCCGCGACGGCATCGTCGACTGGAAGGCCTGCATCGATCCCGCCGGCCGGCCCGTCGAGGTGCGGGCGTCCCACATCGGGATGGCCGTCGACCCGCGGGTGATCGACGTGGTCGCGGAGGCGCTGCAGGTCCCGGACGTGCGTCGTACCCGGCACCTGGGTCGCGACTCCGCCTGA
- a CDS encoding DUF981 family protein → MAFLRCARWRSLRFVQATRRARRKALSRTSSARARRQITVFVGGLGLSLVAIAVAGIKYQLFAAPAEEPISGEFANHPMVEATFMSLLIAIVGLGALAFAVLVNRVRSTGTPGAWGRVTGWLWGVSGALFLLFGAMNFFTHIGLIVNTM, encoded by the coding sequence ATTGCCTTCCTCCGCTGCGCTCGCTGGCGCTCGCTCCGCTTCGTCCAGGCAACGCGGCGCGCCCGACGGAAAGCACTCAGCCGAACGTCATCGGCGCGCGCACGACGTCAGATCACCGTCTTCGTGGGCGGCCTCGGCCTGAGCCTGGTCGCGATCGCGGTCGCGGGCATCAAGTACCAGCTGTTCGCAGCGCCTGCGGAGGAGCCGATCTCGGGTGAGTTCGCCAACCACCCGATGGTCGAGGCGACCTTCATGTCGCTGCTCATCGCGATCGTCGGTCTCGGCGCCCTCGCCTTCGCCGTCCTGGTGAACCGGGTCCGCAGCACCGGTACGCCGGGCGCCTGGGGCCGGGTCACTGGCTGGCTGTGGGGCGTGTCGGGCGCGCTGTTCCTGCTGTTCGGCGCGATGAACTTCTTCACCCACATCGGGCTCATCGTCAACACGATGTGA
- the glpX gene encoding class II fructose-bisphosphatase: MNDALIVEPPAPDRNLALELVRVTEAAAMAAGRWVGRGDKNGADGVAVQAMRVMISTVSMNGTVVIGEGEKDNAPMLYNGENVGDGTGPECDVAVDPIDGTTLTAKGMANAVAVLAVAPRGTMYDPSAVFYMEKLVTGPEAAEVVDIRYPVAENIHQVAKAKGSNPSDVTVVLLDRPRHAQLVDEIRATGARIKFITDGDVAGAIMAARADTGIDLLLGIGGTPEGIIAACAMKAMGGTIQGRLWPTDDEERQRAIDAGHDLDPDHILTTDTLVTGDDCFFVATGITDGELVRGVRYRAGGAVTQSLVMRSRSGTIRTITSEHQLSKLRGFSAIDFD; this comes from the coding sequence ATGAACGACGCCCTCATCGTGGAGCCGCCCGCCCCCGACCGCAACCTCGCCCTCGAGCTGGTGCGCGTCACCGAGGCGGCCGCGATGGCAGCCGGACGCTGGGTCGGCCGCGGCGACAAGAACGGCGCCGACGGCGTGGCCGTGCAGGCGATGCGCGTGATGATCTCGACGGTCAGCATGAACGGCACCGTGGTCATCGGCGAGGGCGAGAAGGACAACGCCCCGATGCTCTACAACGGCGAGAACGTCGGCGACGGCACCGGCCCCGAGTGCGACGTCGCCGTCGACCCGATCGACGGCACCACCCTGACCGCGAAGGGCATGGCCAACGCGGTCGCCGTCCTCGCCGTCGCCCCGCGCGGCACGATGTACGACCCGTCCGCCGTCTTCTACATGGAGAAGCTCGTCACCGGCCCCGAGGCCGCCGAGGTCGTCGACATCCGCTACCCCGTCGCCGAGAACATCCACCAGGTCGCCAAGGCCAAGGGCTCCAACCCCTCCGACGTCACCGTCGTCCTCCTCGACCGCCCGCGCCACGCGCAGCTCGTCGACGAGATCCGCGCCACCGGCGCCCGGATCAAGTTCATCACCGACGGCGACGTCGCCGGCGCGATCATGGCCGCCCGCGCCGACACCGGCATCGACCTGCTGCTCGGCATCGGCGGCACCCCCGAGGGCATCATCGCCGCCTGCGCGATGAAGGCCATGGGCGGCACCATCCAGGGCCGGCTGTGGCCGACCGACGACGAGGAGCGCCAGCGCGCCATCGACGCCGGCCACGACCTCGACCCCGACCACATCCTCACCACCGACACCCTGGTCACCGGTGACGACTGCTTCTTCGTCGCCACCGGCATCACCGACGGCGAGCTGGTCCGCGGCGTCCGCTACCGCGCCGGCGGCGCGGTCACCCAGTCGCTGGTCATGCGCTCGCGCAGCGGCACGATCCGCACGATCACCTCCGAGCACCAGCTGTCCAAGCTGCGCGGCTTCTCGGCCATCGACTTCGACTGA
- a CDS encoding ATP-binding cassette domain-containing protein, protein MSAQVEVVVAERGVDVAFDVADGETVALLGPNGAGKSTTLAVLGGLLRPDAGRVLLDGEELTGPGRWVAPHARRTALLAQDPLLFPHLSVLENVAFGPRSTGSGRRAARTAAGHWLGEVDAAELAGRRPAQLSGGQAQRVAVARALAAEPRLLLLDEPMAALDVAVAPALRALLRRVLADRTTVIVTHHVLDALLLADRVVVLDGGRVVEQGATADVLSRPRSGFAARFAGLNLVAGTATPDGVRRPDGLLLHGTPGDPPPVDGADAVAVFRPSAVAVHAQPPGGSPRNVLPVVVTELEPLGDLVRVRAGELAADVTMASVAELGLAPGAAVTFVVKATEVEVYAR, encoded by the coding sequence GTGAGCGCGCAGGTCGAGGTGGTCGTCGCCGAGCGCGGCGTCGATGTCGCCTTCGACGTCGCCGACGGCGAGACGGTCGCGCTGCTCGGCCCCAACGGCGCCGGCAAGTCGACCACCCTCGCGGTCCTCGGCGGGCTGCTGCGCCCCGACGCCGGCCGGGTGCTGCTCGACGGCGAGGAGCTCACCGGGCCGGGGCGCTGGGTGGCACCGCACGCGCGTCGTACCGCTCTCCTCGCGCAGGACCCGCTCCTGTTCCCCCATCTCTCCGTCCTCGAGAACGTCGCCTTCGGCCCGCGCAGCACCGGCTCCGGCCGCCGCGCCGCCCGCACCGCCGCCGGGCACTGGCTGGGCGAGGTCGACGCCGCCGAGCTCGCCGGTCGCCGTCCTGCGCAGCTCTCGGGCGGCCAGGCCCAACGGGTGGCGGTCGCCCGGGCGCTCGCCGCCGAACCGCGGCTGCTGCTGCTCGACGAGCCGATGGCGGCCCTGGACGTGGCTGTCGCGCCTGCGCTGCGCGCCCTGTTGCGCCGCGTCCTCGCCGACCGCACCACCGTGATCGTCACCCACCACGTCCTCGACGCGCTGCTGCTCGCCGACCGGGTCGTGGTCCTCGACGGCGGCCGGGTGGTCGAGCAGGGCGCGACCGCCGACGTGCTCTCCCGCCCGCGCAGTGGCTTCGCCGCCCGGTTCGCCGGGCTCAACCTGGTCGCGGGCACCGCCACCCCTGACGGCGTACGACGTCCGGATGGCCTGCTCCTGCACGGAACCCCCGGCGACCCCCCGCCCGTCGACGGCGCCGACGCGGTGGCGGTGTTCCGGCCCTCGGCGGTCGCCGTGCACGCGCAGCCGCCGGGCGGCAGCCCGCGCAACGTGCTGCCCGTCGTGGTCACCGAGCTCGAGCCGCTGGGCGACCTGGTCCGGGTGCGGGCCGGCGAGCTCGCCGCCGACGTGACCATGGCCTCGGTCGCCGAGCTCGGACTCGCCCCGGGCGCGGCCGTCACCTTCGTCGTGAAGGCCACCGAGGTCGAGGTGTACGCCAGGTAG
- a CDS encoding ABC transporter permease, whose product MSRTRHVGLPRWLLAPALLAGLFVVLPVASMTTRIDWGELPSLVTSEAARSALVLSLRTSTASTVLCLLLGIPLATVLARSEARWLGVLRSLVLLPLVLPPVVGGIALLSAFGRQGLLGAELEALGVRIAFTSVAVVLAQTFVSLPFLVVSLEGALRTAGERYDVVAASLGARPTTVLRRVTLPLVLPGLASGAVLAFARSLGEFGATITFAGSLEGTTRTLPLLIYNLRVTDADAAVAMSLVLVVVAVLVIGLVRPKGAL is encoded by the coding sequence GTGAGCCGCACCCGGCACGTCGGCCTGCCGCGCTGGCTCCTCGCGCCCGCCTTGCTGGCCGGCCTGTTCGTGGTGCTCCCCGTCGCCTCGATGACGACCCGCATCGACTGGGGCGAGCTCCCCTCGCTGGTCACCTCCGAGGCGGCCCGCTCCGCACTGGTCCTCAGCCTGAGGACCTCGACCGCGAGCACGGTGCTGTGCCTGCTGCTCGGCATCCCGCTGGCGACCGTCCTCGCACGCAGCGAGGCCCGCTGGCTCGGTGTGCTGCGCTCGCTGGTGCTGCTCCCCCTCGTCCTGCCGCCCGTCGTCGGCGGCATCGCGCTGCTCTCGGCCTTCGGCCGGCAGGGTCTGCTCGGTGCCGAGCTCGAGGCGCTCGGGGTCCGGATCGCGTTCACGTCCGTCGCGGTCGTGCTCGCCCAGACGTTCGTGTCGCTGCCGTTCCTCGTCGTCAGCCTGGAGGGCGCGCTGCGCACCGCCGGGGAGCGGTACGACGTCGTCGCGGCCTCCCTCGGCGCCCGGCCCACCACGGTGCTGCGACGGGTCACCCTGCCGCTCGTGCTGCCGGGCCTGGCCTCGGGCGCGGTGCTCGCGTTCGCCCGCTCCCTCGGGGAGTTCGGTGCCACGATCACCTTCGCCGGCAGCCTCGAGGGCACCACCCGCACCCTGCCGCTGCTGATCTACAACCTCCGGGTCACCGACGCCGACGCCGCGGTCGCGATGTCCCTCGTCCTGGTCGTCGTCGCGGTCCTCGTGATCGGGCTGGTCCGTCCCAAGGGGGCCTTGTGA
- the modA gene encoding molybdate ABC transporter substrate-binding protein, translating to MKKTWLRLGATCAAALLALSLAACADDDGSRGEAGTDEQTLTVFAAASLTTTFEELEGQFEDAHPGVDVKLSFGGSSDLVAQITEGAQADVFASADTANMDKLVAAKLASGDPLEFATNTLMIAVPPGNPAGITSLADLARKDVDLVLCQPEVPCGSAALKVGEATGLTFEPVSEEESVAGVLTKVEDGEADAGLVYVTDVAAAGDALEGIAFPEAAGAVNHYPIVAVEGSKRADLAQQWIDLVTGAGQKVLQDAGFGAPAS from the coding sequence ATGAAGAAGACCTGGCTCCGGCTCGGCGCCACCTGCGCCGCCGCGCTGCTCGCCCTCTCCCTCGCCGCCTGCGCGGACGACGACGGCTCCCGTGGTGAGGCAGGCACGGACGAGCAGACCCTGACCGTCTTCGCGGCCGCGTCCCTGACCACGACCTTCGAGGAGCTCGAGGGCCAGTTCGAGGACGCCCACCCCGGGGTCGACGTGAAGCTCTCCTTCGGCGGCTCCTCGGACCTGGTCGCCCAGATCACCGAGGGCGCACAGGCCGACGTGTTCGCCTCCGCCGACACCGCCAACATGGACAAGCTGGTCGCGGCGAAGCTGGCCTCCGGCGACCCGTTGGAGTTCGCGACCAACACCTTGATGATCGCGGTGCCCCCGGGCAACCCGGCCGGGATCACCAGCCTCGCGGACCTCGCGAGGAAGGACGTCGACCTGGTGCTGTGCCAGCCGGAGGTGCCGTGCGGCAGCGCCGCTCTCAAGGTCGGCGAGGCCACCGGCCTGACCTTCGAGCCCGTCAGCGAGGAGGAGTCCGTCGCCGGCGTGCTGACCAAGGTCGAGGACGGCGAGGCCGATGCCGGCCTGGTCTACGTCACCGACGTGGCCGCCGCCGGCGACGCGCTGGAGGGGATCGCCTTCCCGGAGGCGGCGGGCGCGGTCAACCACTACCCGATCGTGGCGGTCGAGGGCTCGAAGCGGGCCGACCTCGCCCAGCAGTGGATCGACCTCGTCACGGGCGCGGGCCAGAAGGTGCTGCAGGACGCCGGGTTCGGAGCCCCCGCGTCGTGA
- a CDS encoding TOBE domain-containing protein, which translates to MADYRVSEAAELLGVSTDTVRRWIDAGRLPSSTVDGRTVVPGVDLAGLAASLVDEADRERTRAGEVSARNRMTGIVTRVLADTVMAQVEMVCGPYRVVSLMSAEAAHELGLAPGVRAIASVKSTTVVVERPVPRRS; encoded by the coding sequence ATGGCCGACTACCGCGTCTCCGAGGCCGCCGAGCTGCTCGGCGTCTCGACCGACACCGTCCGCCGGTGGATCGACGCCGGACGGCTGCCCAGCAGCACGGTCGACGGACGCACGGTGGTCCCGGGGGTCGACCTCGCCGGCCTGGCGGCCTCGCTGGTCGACGAGGCCGACCGGGAGCGCACCCGGGCCGGCGAGGTCAGCGCCCGCAACCGGATGACCGGGATCGTCACGCGGGTCCTCGCCGACACGGTGATGGCCCAGGTCGAGATGGTCTGCGGGCCGTACCGGGTGGTGTCCCTGATGAGCGCAGAGGCAGCCCACGAGCTGGGCCTCGCGCCCGGCGTACGCGCGATCGCGTCGGTCAAGTCCACCACCGTCGTCGTCGAACGACCCGTCCCGAGGAGGTCCTGA
- a CDS encoding DUF4245 family protein, producing the protein MSTQQPQQSERPGRYQRSAVGLVTSLVVTVVAIGGLLYFMGAFRPDFEVKPEAVDYVEIVQSAQQAGLTPVYPDALPKGWISTGVDVEPGDHPVVMVRLLTDNGKFVAVRQEDASLTAMLSQWVDEDTETRPGYTVPAEVASPVARDWKGYADAGGDSAYAADVAGQTVLVFGSAPAEDLRTIVDSLVTTPIG; encoded by the coding sequence ATGAGCACCCAGCAGCCGCAGCAGTCAGAGCGCCCGGGCCGCTACCAGCGGTCCGCGGTCGGGCTCGTGACCTCCCTGGTCGTCACCGTCGTCGCGATCGGTGGCCTCCTCTACTTCATGGGCGCCTTCCGCCCCGACTTCGAGGTCAAGCCCGAGGCGGTCGACTACGTCGAGATCGTCCAGTCCGCCCAGCAGGCCGGGCTGACGCCGGTCTACCCCGACGCCTTGCCGAAGGGCTGGATCTCCACCGGCGTCGACGTCGAGCCCGGTGACCACCCGGTGGTCATGGTCCGCCTGCTCACCGACAACGGGAAGTTCGTCGCGGTCCGCCAGGAGGACGCCTCGCTCACCGCGATGCTGTCCCAGTGGGTCGACGAGGACACCGAGACCCGCCCCGGCTACACCGTCCCGGCCGAGGTCGCGAGCCCCGTCGCGCGCGACTGGAAGGGGTACGCCGACGCCGGTGGCGACTCCGCCTACGCCGCCGACGTCGCCGGTCAGACCGTGCTGGTGTTCGGCTCCGCGCCGGCCGAGGACCTGCGCACGATCGTCGACTCACTGGTCACCACGCCGATCGGCTGA
- a CDS encoding exodeoxyribonuclease VII small subunit has translation MTDTTPPEPSEELSYEDARAELVEVVRQLEAGGTTLEESLALWERGEALATTCQGWLDGARARLESVLGEDGVDDED, from the coding sequence ATGACTGACACCACGCCCCCGGAGCCGAGCGAGGAGCTGTCCTACGAGGACGCGCGCGCCGAGCTGGTCGAGGTGGTCCGTCAGCTCGAGGCGGGCGGCACGACGCTCGAGGAGTCCCTCGCGCTGTGGGAGCGCGGCGAGGCGCTCGCCACGACCTGCCAGGGCTGGCTCGACGGCGCCCGGGCGCGGCTGGAGTCGGTGCTGGGCGAGGACGGGGTCGACGACGAGGACTGA
- the xseA gene encoding exodeoxyribonuclease VII large subunit produces the protein MALETSLEKPAPVRAIANALAGWIDRLGAVWVEGQVTQISRRPGLATVFMTLRDSVADISVPVTCSRVMFDGLPTPVTEGASVVIHARPSYYANRGSLSLNAREIRMVGLGELLARLERRRQLLAAEGLFAQERKRRLPAVPRRIGLVTAPSSAAERDVLENATRRWPGVAFTTAYAAMQGQRSAEEVIEAVRRLDADPEVDVIVVARGGGSVEDLLPFSDEGLIRVVAAARTPVVSAIGHEPDSPLLDLVADVRASTPTDAAKLIVPDMAQERMMVDRARDALRRAVRHRLDREQAQLDTLRSRPALAHPGTMIDARLDELDDWRSRIRRQLEWQLDRAVDDLDHRRARVRALSPLATLRRGYAVLQDADGHVVTSVGAVSPDATLSVRVADGRIHVTATRSEPIAEEIHD, from the coding sequence GTGGCCCTCGAGACGTCGCTGGAGAAGCCGGCTCCGGTCCGGGCGATCGCGAACGCGCTCGCCGGCTGGATCGACCGGCTCGGCGCGGTGTGGGTCGAGGGCCAGGTCACCCAGATCAGCCGGCGCCCCGGCCTGGCGACCGTCTTCATGACGCTGCGCGACTCGGTCGCCGACATCTCGGTGCCGGTCACCTGCTCGCGCGTGATGTTCGACGGCCTGCCGACGCCGGTCACCGAGGGCGCCAGCGTGGTCATCCACGCACGGCCGTCCTACTACGCCAACCGCGGCAGCCTCTCCCTCAACGCCCGCGAGATCCGGATGGTCGGTCTCGGCGAGCTGCTCGCCCGGCTCGAGCGGCGCCGGCAGCTGCTGGCTGCCGAGGGACTGTTCGCCCAGGAGCGCAAGCGCCGGCTGCCCGCCGTGCCCCGCCGGATCGGGCTGGTCACCGCGCCGAGCTCGGCCGCCGAGCGCGACGTCCTCGAGAACGCCACGCGGCGCTGGCCGGGGGTCGCCTTCACCACCGCGTACGCCGCCATGCAGGGCCAGCGCTCGGCCGAGGAGGTGATCGAGGCCGTACGCCGCCTCGACGCGGACCCCGAGGTCGACGTCATCGTGGTGGCCCGGGGCGGCGGCTCGGTCGAGGACCTGCTGCCCTTCTCCGACGAGGGCCTGATCCGCGTGGTCGCCGCCGCCCGCACCCCGGTCGTGTCCGCGATCGGCCACGAGCCGGACTCCCCGCTGCTCGACCTCGTGGCCGACGTACGCGCCTCGACGCCCACCGATGCGGCCAAGCTGATCGTGCCGGACATGGCGCAGGAGCGGATGATGGTCGACCGCGCGCGCGACGCCCTGCGCCGCGCGGTGCGCCACCGCCTCGACCGGGAGCAGGCCCAGCTCGACACCCTGCGCTCCCGGCCCGCGCTCGCCCACCCGGGCACCATGATCGACGCGCGCCTCGACGAGCTCGACGACTGGCGCTCGCGGATCCGCCGCCAGCTCGAGTGGCAGCTCGACCGCGCTGTCGACGACCTCGACCACCGCCGCGCCCGGGTCCGTGCCCTCTCGCCACTCGCCACCCTGCGCCGCGGGTACGCCGTCCTCCAGGACGCCGACGGCCACGTCGTCACCTCCGTCGGTGCCGTCTCCCCCGACGCCACGCTGTCGGTCCGGGTCGCCGACGGCCGCATCCACGTCACCGCCACCCGTTCCGAGCCGATCGCCGAGGAGATCCATGACTGA
- a CDS encoding PfkB family carbohydrate kinase produces the protein MTATALVIGESVLDVVDGDGRPGGSAVNAAVALARLGRPARLATAYADDPAGSSIAGHLRSAGVELAGDPHVLASTPRAEAVIDATGAATYTFDIGWQLPGIADEAAHVVHVTSLAPLLDPGAEDVLALVERIASTTCLTYDVNLRPAITGTRAQVLDRVLRTASYATLVKASDEDLVALWPDRSAGESASALLALPGGPVAVIVTHGAEGASWHACSGPDWTTGGVHAEPVDVVDTIGAGDTFAAALIDHLWPLLGAGARGRLAALGPEEWSAALTYAARVAAVTVGRLGADPPTRAEVGGPA, from the coding sequence ATGACGGCGACGGCGCTCGTGATCGGCGAATCCGTGCTCGACGTGGTCGACGGCGACGGGAGGCCCGGCGGGTCCGCGGTCAACGCCGCCGTCGCGCTGGCCCGGCTGGGCAGGCCGGCCCGGCTCGCGACCGCGTACGCCGACGACCCGGCCGGTTCGTCGATCGCCGGCCACCTCCGGTCGGCCGGGGTCGAGCTCGCCGGCGATCCGCACGTGCTGGCGTCCACGCCCCGCGCGGAGGCGGTGATCGACGCGACCGGCGCGGCGACCTACACCTTCGACATCGGGTGGCAGCTGCCCGGCATCGCCGACGAGGCGGCGCACGTCGTCCACGTGACCTCCCTGGCCCCGCTGCTCGACCCGGGCGCCGAGGACGTGCTCGCCCTGGTCGAGCGGATCGCGTCCACCACCTGTCTGACCTACGACGTCAACCTGCGCCCCGCGATCACCGGAACCCGCGCGCAGGTGCTCGACCGGGTGCTGCGGACCGCGTCGTACGCGACGCTGGTGAAGGCGTCCGACGAGGACCTGGTCGCGCTCTGGCCGGACCGGTCGGCGGGGGAGTCGGCCTCGGCGCTGCTCGCCCTGCCCGGCGGCCCCGTCGCGGTGATCGTCACCCACGGCGCCGAGGGGGCCTCGTGGCACGCCTGCTCCGGACCCGACTGGACCACCGGCGGCGTGCACGCCGAGCCGGTGGACGTCGTCGACACCATCGGCGCCGGCGACACCTTCGCCGCCGCGCTCATCGACCACCTGTGGCCCCTCCTCGGCGCCGGTGCCCGGGGACGACTCGCCGCGCTCGGGCCGGAGGAGTGGAGCGCTGCGCTGACCTACGCCGCCCGGGTCGCCGCAGTCACCGTCGGGCGGTTGGGTGCGGACCCGCCGACGCGAGCGGAGGTCGGTGGCCCGGCGTGA
- the truA gene encoding tRNA pseudouridine(38-40) synthase TruA encodes MRLRIDLAYDGGDFRGWASQPGLRTVQAELTAALTTVLRLPEGSLRVTCAGRTDSGVHARGQVVHVDVPEDPEEGSPTAARQVTQLDVLARRVNGVLDKTVRVHRISEAPDGFDARFAALWRRYAYRIVDDPARADPLTRNHVLFWPRRLDVAAMDEAARSLVGLHDFAAFCKHREGATTIRTLLEFGWTRTDDGLVVGHVKADAFCHSMVRALVGCMIAIGEGRHDPAWAVEILTGRRRDQGVIVVPAHGLTLEEVAYPDAAGLAARVAQTAARRTHAETDGAEGAEGAEG; translated from the coding sequence GTGCGCCTGCGGATCGACCTCGCCTACGACGGCGGTGACTTCCGGGGCTGGGCGTCACAGCCGGGACTGCGCACGGTGCAGGCCGAGCTGACCGCCGCACTGACGACCGTGCTGCGGCTGCCCGAGGGCTCGCTGCGGGTGACCTGCGCGGGCCGGACCGACTCGGGCGTGCATGCCCGCGGGCAGGTCGTGCACGTCGACGTACCCGAGGACCCGGAGGAGGGCTCGCCCACCGCGGCCCGCCAGGTCACGCAGCTCGACGTCCTCGCCCGGCGGGTCAACGGGGTGCTCGACAAGACGGTGCGGGTACACCGGATCAGCGAGGCGCCCGACGGGTTCGACGCGCGGTTCGCGGCGCTGTGGCGGCGCTACGCGTACCGGATCGTCGACGACCCGGCACGCGCGGACCCGCTGACCCGCAACCACGTGCTCTTCTGGCCGCGCCGGCTCGACGTCGCCGCGATGGACGAGGCCGCACGCTCGCTCGTCGGGCTCCACGACTTCGCCGCGTTCTGCAAGCACCGCGAGGGTGCCACGACGATCCGCACCCTGCTGGAGTTCGGCTGGACCCGCACCGACGACGGCCTCGTCGTCGGGCACGTGAAGGCCGACGCGTTCTGCCACTCGATGGTGCGTGCGCTGGTCGGCTGCATGATCGCCATCGGCGAGGGGCGCCACGACCCCGCCTGGGCAGTGGAGATCCTCACCGGGCGCCGGCGCGACCAGGGCGTGATCGTCGTACCGGCGCACGGGCTGACCCTGGAGGAGGTCGCCTACCCCGACGCCGCCGGGCTGGCGGCGCGGGTGGCGCAGACCGCGGCCCGTCGTACCCACGCGGAGACGGACGGAGCCGAAGGGGCCGAGGGGGCCGAAGGGTGA